The nucleotide window AGTATGTCAAATCAAAGTCTTTGTTGGAACATTGACTTATCATACTATGCCTTCTTTTCTGTAGGTTCTGTCATTTAGAACACGAGATGAAGTGGATGAATGGCTTTTCAAAAACCCTATGCGTTGTCCTGGAGCTCTGCACTTTGTTGAAAGGAATGCTAGCATAATCAGTTATGGCATACAGACAAACTCCACTCCTGTTGTCAAACGAGGAGTCTTTGAAGATCCAACTTTTAAATTCCAAATCCCACTTCAACTGGCAGCAGAACGTGAAATTGCAAGATCTCTGATTGGAGGTATATAAGTATGACATTTACTACTGGCTATGATCCGGTAAATGGATTGTGATGGTTTAAATCAAGTTCTCATTTTCCTAGGCCACCATTGTCTTATGATTATGTACATTTTCAGATCCAAACTTCAGTTGGGTTGTCAGTTTCAAAGAATTTGCACATCCTGCTTTTGAAGTTTTCTCAGCCTTGGGTGCTGTTGGGCCTACCTTTTTCTTGGCTGTTGCTATGTTTGGCTTTGTCTTCCAAATCAATGTTTTGATCATTGAAAAGGAACTCAAACTTCGGCAGGTATCAGCTCTCTTGCATTTTTGTAAGAGATAATATCATTCTTCTACTTCATGGGAGATGTTTCGTTTTCTGAATGTCGCATTTTGTCTTACAGGCAATGACTATGATGGGTCTCTATGATACTGCCTACTGGTTGTCATGGTTCACATGGGAGGGATTCATCACACTTATCTCCTCTCTTCTCATAGTTCTCTTTGGGATGATGTTTCAATTTGAGTTTTTCTTGAACAACAGTTTTGCCGTCGTGtttctcctttttttccttttccagcTTAATATGGTGCGTTCCACCGTTCAATTTAACAATTTCACCAAATACAATCTGCATTCATTTGCAACTTCTAATGAGGCAAACTACTTCAATATTCAAGTCCACTGATATAGAATTTCTGCACCTGTTGCCAGATTGGTTTTGCATTCATGCTGTCTGCTTTTATTAGCAAGTCATCTTCAACAACAACTGTGGGTTTCTTCACATTTATTGTCGGTTTCATGACTCAGGCAAGTGCTTTTCTTTGAATTGATTACTATCCATTACTGACTCAGTGGATAACGTATTTCTCATCTTCCATTGTTTTTCAGCTTGTCACAGCATTTGGATTTCCCTACAGCAAAAAATATTCCAAATCTTATAGGATCATTTGGTCATTGTTCCCACCAGATCTTCTTGCTCAAGGTCTTCAGTTACTTGCTGATGCAACTGCCACTCCTGAAGATCCTGGTGTCAGCTGGAGTGGTAGGACAAAATGTGCTTTTAATGATACCGAGTGTGTAATAACTATGGTAAGACACCTACTACAACACTAGGGCTTTCTCTTTTAGTTTGCAGTTCTCTTGATGTTGGGGAGGAGGTGCAGTATTTAGAGAGAAGTATTTGTTTGCTCGTAAATGATTTCAGTAGCTACTTCGTGTTCACTTCTCATCACTGCTACAGCTCCGTGAGTTTGAATGAGAGTGGAGCGAATGAGTTATGGAGGGACGAAGGAGAGACTCTGGGTCTTTGTTAATTCTTTCTTAGTGCAATACTGCTTTCAGTAGCATACAGTCATCTCGCATCTTACATGGGCCCATTATTTGTTGTTCTGTTAACAGAATGAGATTTACGTATGGCTCGTGTCAACATTCTTTCTGTGGTTTGTTCTTGCTATTTACTTGGACAACATAATTCCGAATGTTTCTGGTGTGAGAAAATCAATGTTCTACTTCTTGAATCCTGGATACTGGACAGGCAAAGGTGGAAATAAGGTGAAAGGTAAAGCAAAATTTCATTAGTACCTTAATAACGATCATGCTGTGACAAAACTTTAAGGGTGTTGTTTTTGTGTTCAGAGGGGGGTATTTGTAGCTGCACAGGTTCAGTGCCGTCCCTGGATAGTATTATACCAGATGATGAAGATGTTCTTGAAGAAGAGAACATTGTTAAACGCCAAGCTAcgcaaggtgaagttgattctGATATTGCAGTTCAACTACATGGCCTTGTAAAGATATTTCCAGGAACAGCAAAGATGGGCTGCTGTAAGTGCCAAAGGAAATCTCCTTATCATGCCCTCAAGGTATTTATCTATTGGTCTAGGAGAAAATAACAGTAGCTGCTTTCCCTGTGCAAACGTAAGTCATCagtagaaaaaaagaagaagaagacagtTTCTGTGTTTAGATAGGAGTCGAGCACTGGATCTAGCTCATTGACACTTACCTCAACATTTGGTTTTATTTCTCTTGCAACTTCTTCTGATTTCCTCGGCAATTTATTCAAATCAACATTCCTGTGAAGTCTGCATTAGTACGCGTTTACATATGTAAGAGTTTCCTATGGGAAATGAGAAGTCCacatttcaaaagaaaaaaaaaagttagaagAAACTAGCATCTTTATTTAATAATACTCCGTAGATCCTACACCTTTACCCTAGCTGCATCTGCATCTCATTTTTTGGAGTCAATATTGCAGGGCTTATGGGTGAATCTTGCAAAGGATCAGCTATTTTGTCTTCTTGGGCCGAACGGAGCTGGAAAAACTACTGCTATTAATTGTTTGACTGGGATTACACCTGTTACTGCAGGAGATGGTAATATTGTTTTCAGTTTCACAAAAAGAAATTTTATGTTCCTTGCAAATTGCTTGTGTCTAACAAGAAGTTGCTTTTAACAGCACTAGTATATGGTCAGTCTATAAGAAGCTCTACGGGCATGTCAAACATTCGAAGGATGATAGGGGTTTGTCCCCAGGTGACTATTATTATCTTTATATGTTTCTATTTGCAAATCTTTCATGGATCTAACTAGTACTCTATCCTAGCAATATGTGTTTGCTTTAAAAAAATCCATTCATATTTGTCATTTTATAGTTTGATATTCTTTGGGATGCATTGTCCGGTCAAGAACACCTGCATCTTTTTGCCAGCATTAAAGGTCTACCCACTGCTTTAGTAAAAGAGGTGAGAGCATATAAACCTAATCTTTGTCTAGCCTTTTGTACCTATCTAAAGATATGATGAACAGGCCAAACCACCGACTAATTGAGCCGATTATAAATCCTGCTTAACCAATATTTCGTTCAAATCACAGGTCGTAGAGAAGTCACTAGCCGAGGTAAAACTCACAGACGCAGCCAGAATGAGAGCTGGTAGTTACAGTGGAGGAATGAAACGACGCCTCAGTGTTGCTATAGCACTTATTGGTGAACCGAAATTGCTCATTTTGGATGAACCGGTAGGTTTTGGAAAATATGTCTTCTCCTGATGTTTATCAGAATTATGCCAAATAGAAATTTATCATGACATTCTCTTCTCTAAAACATGAAAACCCTCATAGACTACTGGTATGGATCCAATAACTAGAAGACATGTCTGGGATATAATTGAGGATGCAAAAAAAGGGCGTGCTATTATACTGACCACTCATTCAATGGAAGAAGCTGACATCTTAAGTGACCGTGTTGGTATCATGGCAAAGGGTAGACTTCGTTGCATTGGAACTTCAATAAGATTGAAATCAAGGTTTGGAACTGGTTTCATTGCTAATGTAAGCTTTTCTGGTGGGACAAACGGGACTCCTGAAACAGGAGATACTTTGAGTACATCTCAACCTGAAGCTGTGAAACAGTTCTTTAAAAGTGTATGTCAAAGATgccttttctttttcccattcTTTTCTGAAACTATTAAAGGAACTGGTTTTGATTTGCAAATTATGTACACAGCGCTTGGACGTGGTACCTAAAGAGGAAAACAAGTCCTTCTTAACCTTTATTATTCCCCATGACAAGGAGAAGTTGTTGACGGTAATATCTTTAAAGCAACTATGAGATTAGATTAGTTTAACATCATTTAATAGTCTTGCAACTTTATTGTGGAATTAAAAGTAGACTAGTTTTGGAATGTTAGCTCATTTGTTGATCATTGACTTTTACTCTCAACCAGGACTTCTTTGCTGAGCTTCAAGATAGAGAGAAGGAATTTGGCATTACAGATATCCAGCTTGGTCTTACAACTCTTGAAGAAGTTTTTCTAAACATTGCTAGACAGGCAGAACTGGAAGATGTTGCTGAAGGAAGCTTCGCGACTCTTACTTTAAATTCCGGGCTCTCACTTCAAGTAAGTTGATTATCAGATTCTTCGTTCCATAATTTTCATGATAAAATTGCATCCATAATTCAACTCACTGTGAAATGAGTGACACCAGTTTTTCATTTGTGGATGTGACTATTCAGATACCTATAGGAGCAAGATTTGTGAAAGTCCCAGGAACAGAATCTGCTGAGAATCCTATAGGTACTATGGTAGAAGTGTACTGGGAACAAGATGATTCTGGTTCACTCTGCGTTTCTGGTCATTCACAAGACATGCCAATACCAGCTCATGTTCAACTAAGAGATCCTCCTGCAGCCACTTCTGGTAGAGGCTTTTTACGAAGACGAAAACAAATTCATGGAATTGTGATTGATCCTGCACAGATTACGGATGCAAGTTCATAATAACGGTAGACTTAATAGCCACAGTAAGTTAAAAGGTTTTACATAACTATTTTTGTGTATAGGTGATTTGATGTAAAACTTGGAGTATCTGTTCATCATCAGAACATCTTTTTTGTATGTTGTAGCGTCGTTTTTGGTTAACATTAATTTATCTGTATATTACTATCCCAAAGATAAATGCAGAAAGAGTTTTGATACAAACAGTAACTAATTAATCTCTTGATATAGGGACAAATaacatgtgtcacacctcctttttacgcacccgcgaggctacaagggagtttttttcaattaaaggacaatcgaaacgggatttgtttatttatttcagagtcgccacttgggagattttagggtgtcccaagtcaccaattttaatcccgaatcgaggaaaaggatgactccatattacagtctgcgtaccagaaatccggataaggaattctgttaacccgggagaaggtgttaggcattctcgagttccgtggttctagcacggtcgctcaactgttatattcggcttgattatctgattttatacaaatatgaacttatgtgctaATTTTAACTCttggccgcttttattattattttttacgagaattgcaacgtcgtgaaaatatatctcgaaccacgttacatcaatgcacccgtggttattgacatatctcgactcggttgagatttggatttgggtcacataaatgtgcacccgaattaagaaaaataaattattaagacgcgcctaaagcaactaacgtagtgttattttggggaaggccgcaaaattcgctaaacggcatgtcccgaattctaagtattttaatatatacattcggagggccccgcagcttgtgcatttttgtttgtcgaggctcgtctcattcattatttttaaaaggaatttgcaacgtcatggaaatgcatctcaaaccacgccacaatcaatatacccgtgattagagacacatttcgatttcgttgagatttggatttgggtcacataaatgtgcacccgagtttagggagataacattattaaatacgcgcctaaagcgactagcgtatcattgttttgggtagggccgtgaaatttgctaaacggcctgtcccgaattctaagcatttaatacatacatttaacgagggccccgccatTTATGTATCTAtccagcgaggctcatctcatttaattaaaaggataatcttagcatgactataATTTTCTACTTTGTTCGTCTCTAAAATGACGGAGAGCAAAAAGATCCtagccccatttcattccaacGCATATGGTATTACACCGGACTTGGCTGTCCTTATTCCGATATTAGCCTAACTGCTTGTTCTTATGCCAATTCGTGAGTTTGCAAACTGGAAGATAAAATGATACTATTTCCTTTAACAGTCTATTGTAAGTTTAAAATAGGCTAATCTGTTGTCATGAAAGGACTTTAAGATCAAGCTTTAGTCCTGATTCGAACCATTTGGTATACTGAGATTAGACTATTACGACAATTAGAAGTTCATTTACTTGATTCAAGTCTAACATACATCTTTACAAACGTCATGAAATAAGCAGGATGATTTCTAGCCTCATATCCCTCTAAGGACTTACCTAGGGAGTTCATAAGCTAattatacagttcc belongs to Nicotiana tabacum cultivar K326 chromosome 6, ASM71507v2, whole genome shotgun sequence and includes:
- the LOC107817474 gene encoding ABC transporter A family member 2 translates to MELERGFPLLKQQYKALLKKNFIVAWRNKRATFLQLFSSLFLIFLLFIIQKAIEARFSSSSSYENVRDPQPLVSPPIPPCEQKNFIRLPCYDFVWSGSQSPKIGQIASRIMANNPGRSIPTSKVLSFRTRDEVDEWLFKNPMRCPGALHFVERNASIISYGIQTNSTPVVKRGVFEDPTFKFQIPLQLAAEREIARSLIGDPNFSWVVSFKEFAHPAFEVFSALGAVGPTFFLAVAMFGFVFQINVLIIEKELKLRQAMTMMGLYDTAYWLSWFTWEGFITLISSLLIVLFGMMFQFEFFLNNSFAVVFLLFFLFQLNMIGFAFMLSAFISKSSSTTTVGFFTFIVGFMTQLVTAFGFPYSKKYSKSYRIIWSLFPPDLLAQGLQLLADATATPEDPGVSWSGRTKCAFNDTECVITMNEIYVWLVSTFFLWFVLAIYLDNIIPNVSGVRKSMFYFLNPGYWTGKGGNKVKEGGICSCTGSVPSLDSIIPDDEDVLEEENIVKRQATQGEVDSDIAVQLHGLVKIFPGTAKMGCCKCQRKSPYHALKGLWVNLAKDQLFCLLGPNGAGKTTAINCLTGITPVTAGDALVYGQSIRSSTGMSNIRRMIGVCPQFDILWDALSGQEHLHLFASIKGLPTALVKEVVEKSLAEVKLTDAARMRAGSYSGGMKRRLSVAIALIGEPKLLILDEPTTGMDPITRRHVWDIIEDAKKGRAIILTTHSMEEADILSDRVGIMAKGRLRCIGTSIRLKSRFGTGFIANVSFSGGTNGTPETGDTLSTSQPEAVKQFFKSRLDVVPKEENKSFLTFIIPHDKEKLLTDFFAELQDREKEFGITDIQLGLTTLEEVFLNIARQAELEDVAEGSFATLTLNSGLSLQIPIGARFVKVPGTESAENPIGTMVEVYWEQDDSGSLCVSGHSQDMPIPAHVQLRDPPAATSGRGFLRRRKQIHGIVIDPAQITDASS